From Desulfurispira natronophila, a single genomic window includes:
- the leuS gene encoding leucine--tRNA ligase has translation MSAHKQYRFAEIEPQWQKTWQQRNAFRATVDAQRPKFYCLEMLPYPSGRVHMGHVRNYAIGDAIARYKAMQGYNVLHPMGWDAFGLPAENAAIAHNMDPGQWTWSNIDYMKQQLKRLGFSYDWERELATCSEEYYAFEQQLFIELYTKGLVYRKKAQVNWCTQCQTVLANEQVEEGRCWRDGSEVVAKDLEQWFFRITEYADELLADLEKLQGGWPERVIAMQRHWIGKSTGAEITFAIPEASTTVTVFTTRPDTLCGATFMSLAPEHPLAQQLCAGKETQETVKQFIEKVRKQDSITRTSDKEKEGVFTGAYAINPLNGQSIPIWLGNFVLMEYGTGAVMAVPGHDQRDYEFARKYNLPIKEVISSEAGIEQEAWTGPGTLINSGEFDGLDNEMAKDAITEKLARQGTGRKTENFRLRDWGISRQRYWGNPIPMIHCSHCGVVPVPREQLPVKLPKGVKLQGSEESPLATVPEFVNTTCPTCGREAKRETDTMDTFVESSWYFHRYACQEDKTQPINRQAMDYWMDVDQYIGGVEHAVMHLLYARFFHKALRDLGYVGTDEPFSRLLTQGMVLLGGKKMSKSVGNIVDPDEMVERYGADTVRLFTLFASPPEKDLEWNESGVEGAFRFLGRLWRLVHEQPERYAHPDQTEPCNLSESARLLQQKLHQTIKRVSSSMEGNYHFNTAIAATMELVNEMNTFEDTTPAAQALYRQCLEALLKLLNPFVPHICEELWRDIGQTSLLAREPWPSYDEALAKADTITMVIQVNGKVRGKIDVPADIEKNEMERLSLDHERIQPYLQEMQVAKVIVVPGKLVNIVVKPA, from the coding sequence ATGTCAGCTCACAAGCAATACCGTTTTGCAGAAATCGAACCGCAGTGGCAAAAAACCTGGCAGCAACGCAACGCCTTTCGGGCTACTGTAGACGCCCAGCGACCGAAGTTCTACTGTCTGGAGATGCTACCTTATCCATCGGGACGTGTTCACATGGGCCACGTACGCAACTACGCTATCGGCGACGCCATCGCCCGCTACAAGGCCATGCAGGGCTATAACGTTCTGCATCCTATGGGATGGGACGCATTTGGACTTCCAGCGGAAAATGCCGCCATCGCCCACAACATGGATCCCGGACAGTGGACTTGGAGCAATATCGACTATATGAAGCAACAGCTCAAGCGACTCGGTTTCAGCTACGACTGGGAGCGGGAGCTGGCTACCTGCTCCGAAGAGTATTACGCCTTTGAGCAACAGCTTTTTATTGAGCTCTACACAAAAGGGCTGGTGTATCGAAAAAAGGCCCAGGTCAACTGGTGCACTCAGTGCCAGACCGTCCTGGCCAACGAACAAGTAGAAGAGGGCCGCTGTTGGCGTGACGGATCTGAGGTAGTAGCAAAAGACCTTGAGCAGTGGTTTTTTCGCATCACTGAGTATGCGGACGAACTGCTAGCCGACCTTGAAAAACTACAGGGCGGATGGCCGGAACGGGTTATTGCCATGCAGCGCCACTGGATTGGCAAATCAACCGGAGCTGAAATCACCTTTGCCATTCCCGAAGCAAGTACCACAGTAACCGTATTTACCACACGACCCGACACCCTCTGCGGTGCCACCTTCATGTCTCTGGCCCCCGAGCACCCGCTGGCTCAGCAGCTGTGCGCCGGAAAAGAGACTCAAGAGACAGTAAAGCAGTTTATTGAAAAAGTCCGCAAACAGGACTCTATCACTCGAACCAGTGACAAGGAGAAAGAGGGGGTATTTACTGGTGCTTACGCCATCAACCCCCTTAATGGCCAGTCAATACCCATCTGGTTGGGCAACTTTGTTCTGATGGAGTACGGCACTGGTGCAGTTATGGCCGTTCCTGGTCACGATCAGCGAGACTATGAATTTGCTCGCAAATACAATCTGCCCATCAAAGAAGTCATCTCATCCGAAGCAGGTATTGAGCAGGAAGCCTGGACTGGCCCTGGCACACTTATAAACTCCGGTGAGTTTGACGGACTGGACAATGAAATGGCCAAGGATGCCATCACAGAAAAGTTGGCCAGACAGGGCACTGGGCGCAAAACCGAAAACTTCCGCCTGCGCGACTGGGGAATTTCCCGCCAGCGCTACTGGGGTAACCCCATACCTATGATTCACTGCTCCCACTGCGGGGTAGTTCCTGTCCCCAGGGAGCAACTTCCCGTAAAACTCCCCAAAGGCGTCAAGCTGCAGGGCAGCGAAGAGTCACCTCTAGCCACCGTGCCAGAATTCGTCAACACCACTTGCCCCACCTGCGGCAGGGAAGCCAAACGTGAAACAGATACCATGGACACTTTTGTCGAGTCCAGCTGGTACTTCCACCGTTACGCCTGCCAGGAAGACAAAACCCAGCCTATCAATCGCCAGGCCATGGACTACTGGATGGACGTGGACCAGTATATCGGCGGAGTTGAGCACGCTGTTATGCACCTGCTCTATGCCCGCTTTTTCCATAAAGCCCTTCGTGACCTGGGTTACGTGGGTACCGACGAGCCTTTCAGCCGCCTGCTCACCCAGGGTATGGTGTTGCTGGGGGGGAAAAAGATGAGCAAGTCCGTTGGCAATATTGTCGACCCTGACGAAATGGTGGAGCGCTACGGCGCCGACACTGTTCGACTCTTTACCCTCTTTGCCTCACCACCGGAAAAGGATCTGGAGTGGAACGAGTCCGGCGTAGAAGGCGCTTTCCGATTTCTCGGTCGCCTGTGGAGGCTAGTGCACGAACAGCCGGAGCGCTACGCTCATCCTGACCAAACAGAGCCTTGCAACCTGAGCGAAAGCGCACGACTCTTACAACAAAAACTCCACCAGACTATCAAGCGTGTCAGCTCCAGCATGGAGGGCAACTATCACTTCAACACAGCCATAGCTGCCACCATGGAGCTGGTCAATGAGATGAACACCTTTGAGGATACTACGCCTGCAGCTCAAGCTCTCTACCGACAGTGCTTGGAGGCACTGCTCAAGCTCCTCAATCCTTTTGTGCCCCACATCTGTGAGGAGCTGTGGCGTGACATTGGCCAAACAAGCCTGCTGGCCCGTGAACCCTGGCCCAGTTACGATGAGGCCCTGGCCAAAGCTGACACCATTACCATGGTAATTCAGGTCAACGGCAAAGTGCGGGGCAAGATCGATGTACCAGCCGATATCGAAAAAAACGAGATGGAGCGCCTCTCGCTTGACCATGAGCGCATCCAACCCTACTTGCAAGAAATGCAGGTTGCCAAAGTTATTGTCGTTCCCGGCAAGCTGGTCAATATTGTGGTCAAGCCAGCATGA
- a CDS encoding DNA polymerase III subunit delta encodes MSPAKGILYISEDLAAVQDHLKGEWEHIDPRNPQATDELHSLVEPTFFGPAAQNILIHSLDQVGAKVALKLVEFSQAHSQINWAFHISKLSSEKRRKKFEKVLVATCGRKNIKPPTAAALCDECLKQARRLGAQISHACIELLVETLGQDRQLLQKEIEKFSLLGRAVEENDIIQSYSTTHRSAFTIPRSLFHEPKQRVLAAIAQMEPFEDPFLVANAFVHELSRLYMVHLLGPRADFATTGISPYFLRQYQETAHALQNWQLRELMDLAAHTDYTLKTSQVGYDHVFHLVEQICQILHHVDSQPGTKNRNNPTGFYP; translated from the coding sequence ATGTCACCCGCTAAGGGAATACTCTATATCAGCGAGGATCTGGCAGCAGTACAGGATCATTTAAAAGGCGAGTGGGAACATATCGACCCTCGCAATCCGCAAGCAACTGATGAGCTCCACTCTTTGGTTGAGCCTACTTTTTTTGGGCCAGCGGCACAAAACATTCTGATCCACAGCCTGGACCAAGTGGGAGCCAAGGTCGCGCTAAAGCTGGTAGAGTTTTCTCAGGCCCACTCCCAAATAAACTGGGCCTTCCATATAAGCAAGCTGTCTAGTGAAAAACGCCGAAAAAAGTTCGAAAAGGTCCTGGTCGCCACCTGTGGGCGCAAAAACATCAAGCCTCCCACCGCCGCTGCCCTGTGTGATGAGTGCCTCAAGCAAGCGCGGAGGCTGGGAGCACAGATCAGTCATGCCTGCATAGAGCTCCTGGTGGAGACCCTGGGGCAAGATCGCCAACTTTTGCAAAAGGAGATAGAAAAATTTTCCCTGCTGGGCCGTGCCGTAGAGGAAAACGATATTATTCAATCCTATTCGACCACCCACCGCAGTGCATTCACTATCCCCCGCAGCCTTTTCCACGAGCCCAAGCAGAGAGTGTTAGCTGCTATTGCGCAAATGGAGCCCTTTGAGGATCCGTTCCTTGTAGCCAATGCCTTTGTACATGAACTATCCCGACTCTACATGGTGCACCTGCTGGGGCCCCGGGCCGACTTTGCCACTACCGGCATCAGCCCGTACTTTCTGCGCCAATACCAGGAAACGGCGCATGCATTGCAAAATTGGCAATTAAGAGAGCTCATGGATTTGGCAGCCCACACCGACTACACCCTCAAAACCAGTCAGGTTGGATACGACCACGTCTTTCATCTGGTAGAGCAAATCTGCCAAATACTTCACCACGTCGACTCGCAACCAGGGACGAAAAACCGCAATAACCCTACAGGGTTTTACCCTTAA
- a CDS encoding SixA phosphatase family protein — MKYLYIIRHAKSSWDAGVERDRDRPLNDRGQRDAPRIGQTLQELAVKPDAIICSPALRTWTTACEIAHQIGYAERNIQTNERLYEASLQDILAVISGPAFPSVDNSILVGHNPGLTDLVNAVSNMHIDNLPTSGTVCLRFDMDSWSDIGQQCGQWQFFYTPKRGLMQASL, encoded by the coding sequence ATGAAATACCTCTACATAATTCGCCATGCCAAATCAAGTTGGGATGCCGGCGTGGAGCGTGATCGAGACCGACCCCTCAATGACCGGGGCCAACGGGACGCTCCACGTATTGGCCAAACCCTGCAGGAACTTGCAGTGAAGCCTGATGCCATTATTTGTAGCCCAGCCCTGCGCACCTGGACTACAGCCTGTGAAATAGCCCACCAAATTGGGTATGCCGAAAGGAACATTCAAACCAACGAGCGACTTTACGAAGCGAGCCTACAGGATATTCTGGCTGTTATCAGCGGGCCAGCATTTCCATCAGTTGACAATAGCATCCTGGTGGGACACAATCCTGGACTGACAGACCTCGTCAATGCAGTCAGTAATATGCACATTGACAATCTGCCCACATCAGGAACCGTCTGCCTGAGATTTGACATGGATTCCTGGAGTGACATTGGCCAACAATGCGGACAGTGGCAATTCTTTTACACACCCAAACGGGGCCTGATGCAGGCCAGCCTGTAA
- a CDS encoding NADH-quinone oxidoreductase subunit A: MSAELVLAAVLLIGIAVLFPAIFLLTGFIGPRSGGRIKNDIYEAGVSSMVGTATQRFSVKYYLVAILFIIFDIEAVFMYPWAVSMRELGWHGFIVMLVFMLTLFEGLVYVIKKGALKWE, from the coding sequence ATGTCTGCAGAACTGGTACTTGCTGCGGTGCTCTTGATCGGTATTGCGGTTTTGTTTCCGGCCATTTTCCTGCTAACGGGTTTCATCGGACCCCGCAGTGGTGGCAGGATCAAAAACGACATCTATGAAGCCGGTGTTTCCAGTATGGTGGGAACCGCAACGCAGCGCTTCAGCGTCAAGTATTATCTGGTCGCGATTCTCTTCATTATTTTCGACATTGAGGCCGTCTTTATGTATCCCTGGGCGGTCAGCATGCGTGAGTTGGGTTGGCATGGATTTATTGTCATGCTCGTTTTCATGCTCACACTCTTTGAAGGACTGGTGTATGTCATCAAGAAAGGAGCCTTAAAGTGGGAGTAG
- a CDS encoding HAD hydrolase-like protein, translating to MAAADKPVVLFDLDGTLIDSTDAIVESFGTAFRVHGRHPLPASSVVALIGHPLTEMFRRLGIDEHHVNSFVAAYKQHYRSIARQKTTLLPYGILALQQVKAFARMGVVTTKTGRYSIEILQHLQVLGYFETVVGFEDVVCVKPHPEPILTALKRMQVMPGPEVYMIGDTSMDVESAVAACVTPLAVTSGYETAESLQRHGCAVFEHCLQACAHITRTHVREPTMID from the coding sequence GTGGCTGCTGCTGATAAACCAGTCGTGCTTTTTGATCTCGACGGTACTTTGATTGATTCGACTGACGCTATAGTGGAGTCCTTTGGAACAGCGTTTCGTGTTCACGGCAGGCATCCACTTCCTGCTTCTAGCGTTGTTGCGCTCATCGGTCACCCGCTGACGGAGATGTTTCGGCGTCTGGGTATTGATGAGCACCATGTCAACTCGTTTGTTGCAGCCTATAAGCAGCACTACCGAAGTATTGCTCGTCAGAAAACCACGCTGCTTCCGTACGGGATTTTGGCCTTGCAACAGGTTAAGGCTTTTGCACGCATGGGGGTGGTGACCACCAAGACCGGGCGCTACTCTATTGAAATTCTCCAGCACTTGCAGGTGCTGGGTTACTTTGAAACAGTGGTGGGTTTTGAGGACGTTGTCTGCGTCAAGCCCCACCCCGAGCCAATTCTTACTGCGCTGAAGCGTATGCAAGTTATGCCTGGCCCAGAAGTTTACATGATAGGTGACACATCCATGGATGTAGAAAGCGCCGTGGCAGCGTGCGTTACCCCTCTGGCAGTGACCAGCGGCTATGAAACGGCTGAGAGTTTGCAACGCCATGGTTGTGCGGTGTTCGAGCACTGCCTGCAGGCCTGCGCTCATATAACACGCACCCATGTAAGAGAACCTACAATGATTGATTGA
- the der gene encoding ribosome biogenesis GTPase Der, producing the protein MKKKPIVSIIGRPNVGKSTLFNRLARKRIAIVEDTPGVTRDRNYYDIQWENRPFTIVDTGGFESEVATDSLESSMVEQTKVAIEEADVVVFLLDGITGVAPDDQVIMDLLRRTEKPVFVVANKLDTPRHEDMTANLYELGVDKIFAVSASHGRGIGELLDELTQDFPLLEEYGDVDEEEVPIRLAIIGRPNVGKSSLINTLCGENRAVASPVPGTTRDTLHTAIRHNGRDFILLDTAGIRRKSRAFEHSIERYSVFRSIAAIEEAHVVLLLVDAQEPIADQDLKVASYAWEAGKPVIIGVNKWDIVDKDDRTYLQYQKNIQSRFKVSSKPCILFLSALTGQRTHKIYDLAEKFYRKTRLRIPTTEINELIQKAAIKHPPPSHTGGKRVKFFYATQISRHPFIVVIFCNYPESVHFSYKRYLTNVVTEAYSLHNVPVILKFRKKKASDKEHHEN; encoded by the coding sequence ATGAAGAAAAAACCCATTGTCAGCATTATAGGGCGCCCCAACGTCGGCAAGTCTACTCTCTTTAATCGCCTGGCTCGCAAGCGCATCGCTATTGTTGAGGACACCCCTGGTGTCACCCGCGACCGCAACTACTACGATATCCAGTGGGAAAACCGCCCCTTCACCATTGTAGATACCGGCGGGTTTGAGTCGGAGGTCGCCACAGATTCACTGGAGTCTTCCATGGTGGAACAAACCAAAGTGGCCATAGAGGAAGCCGATGTTGTGGTATTTCTCCTGGACGGTATCACCGGAGTGGCTCCGGATGATCAGGTCATCATGGACCTGCTGCGCCGCACCGAGAAGCCGGTCTTTGTTGTGGCCAACAAACTCGATACTCCACGGCACGAGGACATGACTGCTAACCTCTATGAGCTGGGAGTCGATAAAATCTTTGCTGTTTCCGCCTCCCACGGTCGCGGCATCGGGGAGCTTCTGGATGAACTAACACAGGATTTCCCGCTCCTGGAAGAATACGGAGATGTGGATGAAGAAGAAGTGCCGATTCGCCTGGCGATCATCGGTCGACCCAATGTGGGCAAGTCTAGCCTGATCAACACCCTTTGCGGCGAAAACCGTGCCGTAGCCTCACCGGTTCCCGGCACCACCCGGGACACCCTGCACACTGCTATACGCCACAATGGCCGGGACTTTATTCTGCTGGACACGGCAGGTATTCGGCGCAAGTCCCGGGCTTTTGAGCACAGCATCGAACGCTACAGTGTTTTTCGCAGTATTGCCGCCATTGAGGAGGCCCATGTAGTACTGCTGCTGGTGGATGCCCAGGAGCCTATTGCCGATCAGGATCTCAAAGTGGCTTCCTACGCCTGGGAGGCAGGTAAGCCTGTTATTATCGGAGTCAACAAGTGGGATATTGTTGACAAGGATGATCGCACCTACCTTCAATACCAAAAAAACATTCAGTCTCGTTTCAAGGTATCTTCCAAGCCGTGCATACTCTTTCTTTCGGCCCTGACGGGGCAGCGCACCCACAAAATTTACGATTTGGCAGAGAAGTTTTACCGCAAGACCCGGCTGCGCATTCCGACAACAGAAATTAACGAACTTATCCAGAAAGCCGCTATCAAGCACCCCCCCCCTTCCCACACCGGCGGCAAGCGAGTAAAGTTTTTTTATGCTACCCAAATATCCCGGCATCCGTTTATTGTTGTAATATTCTGCAATTACCCCGAGTCGGTGCACTTCAGCTACAAACGATATTTGACAAATGTTGTCACCGAAGCGTATTCTCTACACAATGTTCCCGTTATATTGAAATTCAGGAAGAAAAAGGCCAGTGATAAAGAACACCATGAAAATTAG
- a CDS encoding protein-L-isoaspartate(D-aspartate) O-methyltransferase: protein MHITARLSMVERYLRSHVRDPRILEAMEQLPRHLFVDPALQSRAYHNDALPIGFGQTISQPLMVARMTEQLQVEQHHCVLEIGTGSGYQAAILAALCREVFTVERLEPLAMEARERFEQLGIPNIHTAIADGTVNAFAELTFDRILITAGGNRHPSSLLRQLIVGGILIAPIGTDKHQTLYRYIRTAANHWQRTPIGDCHFVKLIGEEGWQDQEKEEVVL, encoded by the coding sequence ATGCATATTACGGCCAGGCTGAGCATGGTAGAGCGGTACCTGCGCTCACACGTCAGGGACCCACGTATCCTGGAAGCCATGGAACAGCTGCCAAGGCATCTGTTTGTAGACCCGGCTCTGCAGTCCCGTGCCTACCACAACGATGCTTTGCCCATCGGCTTTGGTCAGACGATATCGCAACCCCTGATGGTAGCCCGCATGACAGAGCAGCTTCAGGTGGAGCAACATCACTGCGTTCTGGAGATAGGCACTGGCAGTGGCTACCAGGCGGCCATTCTTGCTGCTCTTTGCCGGGAGGTTTTCACGGTGGAACGCTTGGAGCCCTTGGCCATGGAGGCTCGTGAGCGTTTCGAGCAGCTTGGTATACCCAATATTCACACAGCTATTGCCGATGGAACCGTCAACGCATTTGCGGAGCTGACCTTTGATCGTATTCTCATTACCGCCGGTGGTAACCGACACCCCAGCAGCCTCTTACGGCAATTGATTGTCGGGGGAATACTGATTGCGCCCATTGGTACGGATAAACACCAAACCCTCTATCGCTACATTCGCACCGCTGCAAATCACTGGCAACGAACCCCTATTGGCGACTGCCACTTTGTCAAGCTCATCGGTGAAGAGGGCTGGCAAGACCAGGAAAAGGAGGAAGTAGTACTATGA
- a CDS encoding NADH-quinone oxidoreductase subunit NuoB — translation MGVGVGVEATFGDSVITTTLDAVVNWARQYSLWPMTFGTACCAIEFMSAAASQHDLSRFGAEVIRFSPRQADLLLVAGTISMKQAPVLKRIYEQMPDPKWVISMGACACSGGFYDNYCTLQGIDEVIPVDAYISGCPPRPEAILDAIFLIQKKLKEETILVNRKPEHTGILDHLEDQVRARD, via the coding sequence GTGGGAGTAGGAGTAGGTGTAGAGGCCACTTTTGGCGACAGTGTCATCACGACAACTCTTGATGCGGTTGTCAACTGGGCCAGGCAGTATTCACTGTGGCCCATGACCTTTGGTACGGCGTGCTGTGCCATTGAATTTATGAGTGCAGCAGCGAGCCAGCACGATTTGTCCCGTTTTGGGGCAGAGGTTATCCGCTTCTCTCCCCGGCAGGCTGACCTGCTGCTTGTGGCTGGTACCATCAGTATGAAGCAGGCTCCGGTGCTTAAGCGGATCTACGAGCAGATGCCCGACCCAAAGTGGGTCATCAGTATGGGGGCATGTGCTTGTTCCGGTGGGTTTTATGACAATTACTGCACCTTGCAAGGAATTGACGAGGTAATTCCTGTGGATGCCTATATTTCCGGGTGTCCACCTCGTCCCGAGGCTATCCTTGATGCTATCTTCCTCATTCAAAAGAAATTGAAGGAAGAGACGATCCTGGTGAATCGCAAGCCTGAGCATA
- a CDS encoding LysM peptidoglycan-binding domain-containing protein, with the protein MKIRLLFIGVLASLLLGGCAAGVRENITPEEPPRTNELYSRWTLGEAPPDLFARNFLGNYRKPYNGIYREEDMTSAPMRPDPLPLQSESLTIPVTIDYSEEELQFGYTIPVVINDRVNQYINFYANRYKRGLENQLQRANYYLPMIREIFHEEGVPEDLAYVALIESGFRPTARSHAGAVGIWQFMPRTGQYYGLDVNWWIDERRDPIKSTRAAARYLNDLYNIFDDWYLALAGYNAGQNRVLREMNRLGVDSFWEIHTLPRETREYVPAILAAIIIANNQERYDINVTQDDDYYQPDLVAISHPTSLNVISNITGIPIDRIKTLNPELNGYVTPPSNNYHLKLYPGYGTPVETALKEMPRAQRVSWIKHEVRPGESLSVIANRYNISISEIRRVNQIRGDLLRVNQVVLIPSLQHPAAQGSNLEVAGVVQHRVRSGESLSVLSSRFSVPMSEIRRVNNLSGDLLRVGQTLLIPMGESAESARASLGSTGATTSGAVEHRVRSGENLSTIASRYNTSVSQIRQHNSLNGDIIRPGQVLSIPMQQTASTQRTTIRHEVRSGESLSVLADRYNVRMATIRRANNLNGDLLRVGQTLNIPVQTSTAASDSGQNIAGGIQHRVRSGESLSVIAERYQVSMAQIRQANQLSGNLIRVGQVLFIPAGQTAQASTYRVRSGDSLSVIAQNTGTSVSELIRRNNLPSSGIIQPGQVLQIP; encoded by the coding sequence ATGAAAATTAGATTGCTATTCATAGGAGTGCTCGCATCCCTGTTGCTCGGCGGATGTGCTGCCGGTGTGCGGGAGAATATTACCCCAGAAGAGCCACCCCGGACAAACGAGCTATACTCTCGCTGGACCTTGGGCGAGGCACCTCCAGACTTGTTTGCCCGAAATTTTCTGGGTAATTACCGCAAGCCTTACAACGGTATCTACCGTGAAGAAGACATGACTTCTGCACCTATGCGACCTGACCCCCTGCCACTGCAGTCGGAATCACTGACGATACCAGTCACTATCGACTACAGCGAAGAAGAGCTGCAGTTTGGCTACACCATCCCGGTCGTCATTAATGACCGAGTAAACCAATATATAAATTTTTACGCCAATCGCTATAAGCGCGGCCTGGAAAACCAGTTGCAGCGGGCAAACTACTATTTACCCATGATCCGTGAAATTTTTCATGAAGAAGGCGTTCCGGAAGACTTGGCCTATGTGGCCCTTATCGAGAGTGGATTCCGCCCTACCGCCCGTTCCCACGCTGGTGCTGTCGGCATATGGCAGTTCATGCCCCGTACCGGCCAGTACTACGGCCTTGACGTAAACTGGTGGATTGACGAACGTCGTGACCCAATCAAAAGCACCCGCGCAGCGGCACGCTACCTGAATGACCTCTATAACATATTTGATGACTGGTATCTGGCATTGGCCGGTTACAATGCAGGCCAAAACCGTGTGCTGCGTGAAATGAACCGTCTTGGTGTTGACAGCTTCTGGGAAATCCATACCCTTCCACGGGAAACACGCGAGTATGTCCCCGCCATTCTGGCTGCCATAATTATTGCCAACAACCAGGAGCGTTACGACATTAACGTTACCCAGGATGACGACTACTACCAGCCTGACCTGGTAGCAATATCCCACCCCACCAGCCTTAACGTTATCAGCAATATTACTGGCATCCCTATAGACCGCATCAAAACTCTCAACCCGGAACTCAACGGCTATGTCACGCCTCCCAGTAACAACTATCACCTCAAACTCTACCCCGGTTACGGGACACCAGTGGAGACCGCCCTGAAGGAAATGCCCCGAGCTCAGCGTGTCTCCTGGATCAAACACGAAGTGCGACCTGGCGAAAGCCTTTCAGTTATAGCAAATCGCTACAACATTTCCATCAGCGAAATTCGCCGCGTCAACCAGATTCGAGGTGACCTGCTGCGGGTCAACCAGGTGGTACTTATCCCTTCTCTGCAGCATCCCGCAGCCCAGGGCAGCAATCTGGAAGTAGCCGGCGTGGTGCAGCACCGGGTGCGTTCCGGGGAAAGCCTTTCGGTACTCAGCAGCCGCTTTAGTGTGCCAATGTCAGAGATCAGAAGAGTCAACAACCTGAGCGGAGATCTGCTACGAGTAGGGCAGACCCTGCTGATTCCCATGGGTGAAAGCGCAGAAAGTGCTCGAGCATCCCTTGGCAGCACTGGCGCTACCACCAGCGGCGCCGTTGAGCACCGAGTCCGCTCTGGTGAGAACCTTTCAACCATTGCCAGTCGCTACAACACTTCCGTGAGCCAGATACGCCAACACAACAGCCTCAACGGTGACATAATTCGCCCAGGACAGGTTTTGAGTATACCTATGCAACAAACTGCCAGCACTCAACGCACCACTATTCGCCACGAAGTGCGCTCCGGCGAAAGCCTCTCAGTGCTGGCTGATCGCTACAATGTGCGCATGGCGACTATACGTCGCGCCAATAACCTCAATGGTGACCTATTGCGTGTAGGCCAGACACTCAACATCCCGGTGCAAACGAGTACTGCTGCAAGCGATAGCGGACAAAATATTGCTGGTGGCATTCAGCACCGGGTCCGCTCAGGCGAAAGCCTTTCTGTCATTGCAGAACGCTACCAGGTCTCCATGGCCCAGATTCGCCAGGCCAATCAACTCAGTGGCAACCTTATTCGTGTGGGACAAGTACTTTTTATACCTGCCGGCCAAACTGCGCAGGCAAGCACCTACAGGGTTCGATCTGGCGACTCCCTCTCAGTCATCGCTCAAAATACCGGGACCTCAGTAAGTGAGCTTATACGTCGCAACAACCTGCCTTCCTCTGGCATTATTCAACCAGGACAGGTTCTACAGATTCCTTAA
- a CDS encoding 3'-5' exonuclease: MQSLTPNYNPQPSLDKDDINALPLITQEIPVELLTSANQARQALRHIANEPLLGFDTETRPAFRKGQSYLPSLIQLATRDCAYIFQISRYPIPAELLEILASPHHCKSGAGLSYDIRQLQQMRRFKPDNFTELGDIATQLGLRQTGLRSLCALIFGQRLSKGAQCSDWSRHHLTQVQIQYAATDAWVSRELYVAMEAMLRRINQHSS, from the coding sequence ATGCAGTCACTTACCCCCAACTACAACCCCCAACCCTCTCTTGACAAGGACGATATTAACGCCTTGCCACTGATAACCCAAGAGATACCAGTGGAGCTCCTGACAAGTGCCAACCAGGCACGGCAGGCACTGAGGCACATTGCCAATGAACCTCTGCTTGGCTTCGATACCGAAACCCGCCCGGCTTTTCGCAAAGGTCAATCTTACCTGCCATCATTGATTCAGCTGGCTACCCGCGATTGTGCCTACATTTTTCAAATCAGTCGTTACCCCATACCTGCTGAATTGCTGGAAATACTGGCAAGTCCACATCACTGCAAATCCGGAGCTGGGCTCAGCTACGACATTCGTCAGTTGCAGCAAATGCGTCGCTTTAAACCAGACAACTTTACAGAGCTTGGGGATATAGCGACTCAACTGGGCCTGCGGCAGACTGGCCTGCGCAGCCTTTGTGCCTTGATTTTTGGCCAACGACTCTCGAAAGGAGCCCAATGCTCTGACTGGAGCCGACATCACCTTACCCAGGTGCAAATACAGTATGCCGCTACCGACGCCTGGGTCAGCCGGGAGTTATATGTTGCCATGGAAGCCATGCTGCGCCGAATTAACCAGCACTCCTCCTGA